The following DNA comes from Hahella chejuensis KCTC 2396.
TCTGGAAGGATTGCTGGATGGCGTCGGCAATGGCGTGCGCATTCAATACTGGCAGGACCTGGACGGCTACGAGCGACCGGTCACTCTTATTCAGACCAGTTGGGGCAAACGCCTGTACGTGCTGCATAACGCCCAGGGACTGATCTGCGAGATCCAGTCGCTGCGCGCGGACGGCGATGTGGACACCCTGGTCAGGTACGAATACGACGACGCCCAGGATCTGGCGCAGGTGCGGGACCCGGCTGGCGCTGGCGAATCCTACGCCTATCGCAACCACGTCATCACCCGCCGCACTCTGAAGACCGGCTTCAGCTTCTATTTCGAATGGAGCCGTTACGACAAAGCCGCCCGCTGTGTGCGTCAGTGGGGCGACCAGGGCGTCTATGACTACCGCTTCGAATGGGACCCGGCCAACAAGACCTCCCACGCCATCGACAGCAACGGCGGCAGAACCACTTTCCACTATGACGATCGCGGCCAGATCGTTAAAGAAATCGATCCGGAAGGCGGAATCACCCGGCGCGCGTACGACAACGCCGGTAATCTGGTGGAGCAGACCGATCCCAACGGCCACAGCACCCACTACGCCTACAATGACAACGGCCAGTTAACCGCCCTGATCGACGCCAACGGCGGCCATTACAAAATCGACTACAACGACGACGGCATGCCGGTGGCGATCACCAACGCCCTCGGCCATGTCTGGCGTCGCGAGTACAACGAACAGGGCCTGCTGGCCCGCATCACTGATCCGGAAGGCGCGCAGACCCAGTACGAATACAACGAACAGGGCCTGCCGCAAAAGATCATCGACGCCCTGGGACAGGCCCGGGAGCTGCAGTGGAACCGGGAAGGCCAACTGGTCAGCGAAACGGACAACCAGCACACCACCCGTTACGCCTACAACGCGCAGGGACAGGTCCGCGCCGCCACCGATCATCAGGGACAAACCACGGCCTATCAGTACGACCGCAACGGCAACGTCACCGAAGTCAAACGCCCGGATGGCTCCGTCCTGAAAATGCGTTACAACGCCAACGACCAGCTGACGCACTTTATCGACGCCGCCGGCCGCTGCACCGAATACGTGTATGACGGCCTGGCCCAGGTGCGCAAACGCATCGACCCGGCCGGCCAGACCTTTGAGTATCTGTACGATAAAGAACGCAACCTGATCGGCCTGATCAACGAAAAGGGCGAGCGCTATGAGCTGGCCTACGACCGCAACGAACGTCTGATTCAGGAGATCGGCTTCGACGGTCGGGTGCAGCAATATCAGTATGACCCGGCGGGCCATCTGAAGGCGCATATTGAAGGCGTACATGACGACGAACGTATTCGCGCGCAACACACCACACTGTTCAAGCGCGACCCTCTGGGTCGTCTGCGTGAAAAACATAGCCCGGACGGCGACATCAGCCGCTTCGCGTACAACGCCAACGGTCAATTGACGCAGGCCAGCAACCCTTACCGCACCCTGGAATTCGCCTATACGCCGACAGGACGACTGGCGGAGGAAATCCAGGACGGACAACGTCTGCGTCACGAATACAACCCGCTGGGCGCCCGCATCCAATCCCTGCTGCCAAACGGCGGCGTCCTCGGCTTCGGCTATGACCGCCATGGCCTGTTCACCCAGGCCAGTTTCAATGGCGACGTATTGGCCAGCATCGAACGGGACGAGGACGGACGCGAACTGCGTCGCCGCCAGGGCGCGGCGGAATCCCGCTACGACTACGACGTCATGGGACGCCTGATCCGTCATCGGGTCAGTCATCGTCAGAGCAAAGCGCGCATCATCGAGCGCAGCTACGGTTATGACGCCAGCGGCAATCTGGCGCTCATCGACGACCTGAAAAAAGGGACCACCCATTACCGTTACGACGCCCTGGATCGCCTGAAAACGGTCGAAGGCTATTGCAACGAAGAATTCGCCTTCGACCCGGCGGGCAATATTCTCGATGGCCAGAATCAGGCCAAGGGCAACCGCCTGAATTTCCATGGCGACCGCCACTTCGAGTACGACGCCGCCGGCAACCTGATACTCGAAAAACGCGGCAAAGGCGGCAGGCTGGAGACCCGTTACCAGTACAACAAGCAGAACCAGCTGATCGCCATCGAAAAAGACGGGCAAAAGACCGAATACCAATACGATGCCCTGGGACGCCGCATCGCCAAACAGGACGCCTTCGGCAAGACCGAGTTCCTGTGGAACGGCGACGTGCTGCTCTCGGAACAGCGCAACCACCTGCACAAAATCTACGTCTACGAACCCAACAGCTTCCGCCCGCTGGCGTTCATCCAGGACAAACAGGTCTACCACTACCATCTGGATCACCTGGGCACGCCGCAGGAAATGACCAACGCGGAAGGCGAAGTCGTCTGGTCCGCCCGCTACAAAGCCTACGGAAACCTGGCGCTTAAAGACGTCGAAGACGTACAGAACCCACTGCGCTTCCAGGGCCAATACTACGACGAAGAAACCGGCCTGCATTACAACCGGCACCGCTACTACGACCCCAGCGCCGCACGGTTCATCAATCAGGACCCAGTTGGATTGTTGGGGGGAGACAACAACTATCAGTATGCCCCGAACCCCACAGGATGGGGGGACCCGTTTGGGTTGACTTGTAAAGAAGGTAAAGAGCTTGATAATTATCGCATTGAAAATGGAATTGGGTTTGATAAAAATGGAGTATACAGAGGTGTAATACCATTTTCGAATGATCATGTATTTGAAATAATTGATAAAAATGATGTTTACGATTTTGATATGCCGGGCAGGACGCCAGGTCACTCTGGAGATAAACATAAAATAAACATAAAAGATCCTAAGGTGTTGGAAATATTGAATAGCCCGGATCGAATTTTTACAGGAAGGAATAAGTGGGGTAATCACGTTGATATATATTATAAAGAAGGTAGTGCCGTTTTCACTGATGCAGGAAATAAAAGAAGTATTATTTCTGTATATGGACGTATAGAAGGGAAGAAGAAAACAAGAGGTCGCTGGCGGGATGCTCAAGATGTCAAAATTGATCAATGGGTTGACCCTGAATATAAAAGGACCGTTGACGGCCAAGAGTCAGTCGTTGGCTGGAGGCATAAAGGGGATGACGGTAGCGATATTAACGAACGGTATGCGGAGATAGATCCTAATGATAGGAATGCTAGAATTAATAATAAGGACTATCCGCTATTTGAGTTAGAATGAATTTATTTTTGGGGCTGATTATGAAAAAAATGGATTTTATTTTAAATAAAATTAAAGTTAATGGTTTTTGTGAGGGTGATGAATGCCACCAATTGTTTTCTCTGCTGACTATGTCTTTGGCGCAAAAATTAGGCGTTAAAATTCTTTTTGATGTTCAGCCTATAACTAACAATTATATCGTTGGCTGCATTGGGTATACAGCCGAATCTAGTTTTGGTTGCCTTGATGTTTCACTGTTGGTGAATGTAATTGTGAACTGCTGCGGAGATAGACCATCAATCATCGCAGATGTGATGGTTTACAGTGGATCAGTGCGCCTTGATCAAACTTATGGGTTTAAGCACTTTTCTCATTTTGAATATGATTATGAGAGTTCTGGAGAGTGGATCTTCATAGGCTGGAAGGCGGATGAGTATGGAGGGTATGATAGTTTTAGGCAGCTAGATGAGTGAGGCTTGATATTGTTTTATGCAGTAGACGGTATCTTCGCTGTCAATGTTGGTAAAAGACTTGAAAATAATATTATTCTTGGGGCTGTTTTAAATATTGTGATTGATGCGATTAATAGAATTAAAGAAAGAAGATTTTGGGTCATTCCTCCGTATGCCTATGATTGGGATGAGGACGAGAAGTCTGTTGAAGATTATGTAGATTATTATAGGCGGAATATAGATTGTTGTATATGTGATGCTATGGCGTATAGGAACTCACTTTTTGAGTTTGAAAATGTTCTTTCTGAAGAGAGTTTGAGCGTTGTGTTAGATATGAGGAAAAGGTTTATTTCTACTTTTCCGTTTTGTGATGATAAGTTCGATCTATATGAAGATATCGGTAGCGATAGATGTAATTCTTTGTATTTGCAGATGAGGAATTCCTATTATGAATTCGCAGGAGATGATTCGATTTCTCATATTGATAGGTATATAGATAACTTGGTCTGCATAAAAGAATATATGCAGGATAATCCATGAATGATTTTTCATGCGAGAGTGTGTCGGATAACTTTATTTTGATGTTTTATAGTCGTTCTTGGGTTTGGTCGGCGTGATGGCTCTGTATGGAACTAATATGAGTTCAGGTCCGATGATGCCGGATATCAATAAAATGAAAAAAAATAGATTTGATTAACAAGCTAAGAAATGAGACAAAATACCCATTATCTCTAATAAATAAAGCTGTTGATATGAGCAGCGGCTACGAAGAGGCTAAACTTTTCTTTGAAAACGAAATTAATAAAAACTTAGATGTAATCAAGAGAAGCCTTTGTATAACTGAAGATGAAGCAGTTTATGCCTATGAATACTATGGCCTTTCTCTAGAAAGGTGTATTGATGAAGAGAGAAAAAAGTCTTTACCAGTCACGATTGAAACTAAAATAAGGTCGATTTCATCTCGACTGAAAAATGGTGACTTGTTGGTGGGGGAGGTGTATGGACTCTCTGAAGATTGCTATTATTGGGTTACAGCCCAAAAAAAGGGTGATGAGTATATTGTTTGCTTAATAGGATTTAGAAAGTCCGATGTTGAAAACTGCTTAGATCTGATTTATTCAGATGCAGTGGAGTTTTTGCAAAAAATATTTTTATGTGAGGATGATGCTATAAAAGGAATTGAAGAATATGTAGATATTTTCGAGTTTGATACAAGGAAGGCTTATGAAAAATTTCCCTTGTGAAGTTTGAGTTGGTACGGAGGTTTTTCATTTCATACAGACTCTAACGTATCTGGCCAAAGCAAAACCATTGCTCAGACTTGCGCGGTAACGCTATGATTCGGGCGATTTTTTAAAGCCATCTACTTGGAAGTTTCTCCATGATACATCTCACGCACGGTGAAGATATTTTGAAGGAAGGCGTCGCCAATTTGCAGAAGAGCGTTGAGACGGTGGGCGGTAAGCTTTATTTGACTAATCAGCGTCTGGTTTTTCGGGCTCATGCTCTGAACGTGCAGGGCGGTGTGACGGAGATTCCGTTGGCGCAGGTTTGCAAGTTAACCAAATGCTGGACCAAGCTGTTTGGCGTGATTCCTCTTTATCCTAATTCTCTGGCTATCAGCACCCATGACAATGCGGTCTTTCGTTTTGTGTTGTTTGGGAGGGATAGTTGGCGTGCGGCCATCGCCGAGCGAATCGGGACTCGTGCATGAAATGGGTCTTTAGAGCGCTAAGAGCTGTGTGGGTGGGTTTAATTTTGCTGGTGGTTCTGGCTCTGTTCTACCCTTCAATTTTTCCTCAAGAAGCGCTGCATCAGACGCGGATGTTGCTCCAGAGCCTGCCAGTTTCTCCTGAATATATCTTTGGTGCGGTGGTCATCTGTCTGCTTATTATTATGTGGCCGCTTGTTTCTTATTCGTTGGCGAAGAAAAGTGGATGGAAAAAATTAGCGGAGATATACAAGTCCGAGACTAATCCTACTAAGGAACGTTTTAGCGGCATAGGTAGTGGGAAGGTTGGAGACGTATCCTATTCGAATATCTTGTCTATCTGCGCGGATGAGCGATACCTCTATCTGAAAACGTTTTTGTTATTTCGCCTGGGCCATCCAACACTGGCGATTCCCTGGAGTGATATCAGCGAAATCAGGCCCACCACAAGCCTTTTGCCCGCCGGCGCGCCTCAGTTCTTGCAGGCTATCAGCCCTTCTGGTCGTTTCGCGAAGGTTGAGCTTTCCACTATGCCTGAGCAGCAGTTGATTCTGCCTTGGGATGAGCGCTTTTCCCGATTTTCGTCCAGCTTAATTGTTTCCAACTAAGAGAAAAGATACCGCCATGCCGATTACGACGAATGTGGTGATGATCCACGGATTAATGGGTTCTCTGAGTTATTTTGAACCGCAAAAACGCGTCCCTGATTTGCGCTGGCTAACGCCTGATTTGCCGGGATATGGTGCGACTCCAATGCAAGATGGTGGGGAAGGATTCTCCTTGCGTGGCCAGGCGGAGCACGTTCGCGATTTAATACTCAACCTTGATGAGGGGCCGTGCTGGGTGTTAGGGCACAGTGTGGGCGGCGCTATCGCCATGATGTTGGCGGAAGCGCATCCTGAGCTGGTGCGAGGCCTTATTAGCGTGGAAGGCAACTTCACTCTTAATGACGCATTCTGGTGCAGGAAAGTTGCTGCGATGTCCGTGTCAGAGTGGCGGGCAAGTTATTCGGAAATGCAGAGCGATCCAGAAGCCTGGTTGACTCGCGCGGAAATTGAGCCGACTGTGGAGCGGCTTGAATGGGCGCGCAGGATACTGGTCAACCAATCGACGGATACGGTCCATGCAGTGGCCAATGCCGTGGTGCGGGAGACGGCAGGGGCGGAGTATCAGGATTCGATTCGTCGCGTCGTTGATAGCGGCTTGCCGCTATATCTGCTTTCAGGCGAGCGCTCGGACGCAGGATGGGATGTGCCTGAGTATGTTCGCGCCACAGCGCTGCAGAGCGTGCGGCAGAAAAATACGGGGCATATGATGATGTTGGAGGCGCCGGATGAATTTTGCGCTATTGTCGCCGATTTCATCCGGTTTTCTTAACCCGCCTGGACGGTTTGTCGGCCGACCAGGCGAAATACCCGAGTACTCAGGATTTGGCGCGGTGTATCGCCAGACGTTCCGGGGCCTGACACACCGGCATGACTTCGATGCGGTTGATGTTCACATTGGCGGGACGGGTCGCCGCCCAGGCCACGCAATCGGCGATATGCTCCGGGGTTAACGCGTCGGCGTTTTCATAGGTAGCCTTCACTTTGTCTTCGTCGCCTTTGAAGCGCACCAGAGAGAATTCGCTGCCGCCCACCATTCCAGGTTCGATATTGGTGACCCGCAGCGCCGTACCCAGCAGGTCTGCTTTCAGGTTGCGGGAGAATTGCTCGACAAAGGCTTTGGTGGCGCCGTAGACATTGCCGCCAAAGTAAGCGTATGAACCAGCGATGGAGCCGATATTGATGATATGGCCGGCATTGCGTTCCACCATGCCCGGCAACAGCAAGTGAGTCATGAACGCCAAACCGGTGCAGTTCACCTCAATCATGCGGCTCCAGTCCTCCCAGGAGACGTTTTGCGCCGGACCCAAGCCCAGCGCCAGACCGGCGTTGTTCACCAATAACTCTATATTCGCGAACGCCGGCGGCAAGTCTTCGATCGACTTTGTTACAGCGTCCTGATCGCAGATGTCGCAGGCGATGATATGGCAGTTGGTCGACAGGCGGGCGGCCAGCGCTTCCAGCTTATCTTGACGACGCGCCAGCAGGATCAGGTCGTAACCCTCTTGCGCCAGTCGTTCTGCAATAGCTTCGCCCAAGCCGACGGATGCGCCTGTGACCAGCGCAACTTTCCTGTTGTGATTTCCCGGCTTACTCATAGCGTTCTCCTCACTCAATCGTGGTTATATACAAATACGTCTTTAAGTACTTGGCGATAAGGGAATTAAGTATTCAGATTTTTTCGGGGGATGAAAGTCCTGATCATCTCTTCGTTATAAATTAGCCGGAAGTCTAAGTCTCAGCTGTACGAAATACGACCTATTGCTGAGGTCGCGTCGAAATAACCCTGACTAGAATTGAAGCGTCGCCGTATCTTATTGTTAACATGGCAATGATATTGGCATGTTGATAGTCAGGCGCATGGATGCGCCTGCGCGGCGTCTAGCCGCGGGAGACAGGGCCTGACCTGTGCAGGCCCTGGCGTTATCCTGACCGGCGCCAAGCCCCGCGCGGCGAATATGGATCGCATGCAGCAATTGCAGGAAAACCCTTCTATCTTCGTGGAGCAGGGTAAGGCCCTGGGCAAAGTGGCCAAGGACACGGTGAAAACGCTGGTCGTGGGCAATCCCGCCAATACCAACGCGTTGATCGCCTGGGCGAACGCCCGCTACCTCCCGCATCATCAGTTTTCCGCCCTGATGCGTCTGGACCACAATCGGGCGCTGGGTTTTCTCTCCCGTAAAATAGGCATTAACCCAAGACGTATCAAACGCCTGACGATTTGGGGCAACCACGCCAGCACCTTGTTTCCAGACGCATCCCATTTGCGAATAGACGGACAGCCTATTCGTATGGCGCTGGATATGAACTGGTATCGGGACATCATGATCGATCAGGTGCAGCAACGCGGGACGGCGGTGATTTCCTGCAAGGGCAGAACCAGTTCCAGCTCCGCTGCGCAAGCGATTATCGACCATTTGCGAGACTGGCGCTTCGGCACGGAAGAGGGGGATTTCGTCAGCATGGGCGTATTGAGCCAGGGTGATCGAAAGCCTGTTGCCGATGTCGCCGGAGCAACTGTTGGCGCGCGCCCACTCTGAAGTAGCCTGAGCGCGACGGCGCTTGATGGCTGCGCCTGTCCAGAAACGAGTTTCCCGGCGGCGCTACTGGGAATCCAGAAACGAGAAGTACAAGGCGAGTATTTCGTCATAGCGACCGGATTCGTGCAGATCCTCGCAGATTTCCCAGATGCGCTCCGCCAAGTGTTGGTGGCGGGCGTAAAACGGACGCGAGAAAACCAGGAACATGTCGTCCTGCATTAAGGGAGTCGGCAGGCGCCGCACGGGGGAATTGGGATCGCTCAGATCCAGGTAGGGCTCCACCTGCATGGCGTAACTGGCCACTATCGCCACCCGACGACTGGCCAGCAGGTTGGCGAGATGTTTGGGCTCATAGCGCTCAATGACTTCCACTCCCATCCGTTGCAGCAAGTCGGCGGAGGAGTAACCCAGCCCTGCCGCGGCTTGCGCCCCCGGAGGCAGCTTGAGCGATACGCCGTCCCATTGTACTGCCGGGTCTGACGTATATATCCACAGGGTGTTGCTGTACACCAGCTTGGAATAATCCACGGAGCCGTTCAGTTTGCGAGGGTAATGACTGAACTGCTCCCGCTCCTGAACGTAAGAGGAGCCGATCACCGCGTCTGATTGGCCGCTCTGCAACTGCGCCAGACAGCGCTTCCAGGGACGACGCTCAAAGATAATGCGTATGGACGCCTGCAGCTCGATTTCATTCAGCATCTCATAGGCGACGCCTTTGTACTCCGTGGTTTCCTTCGTATCGGCCATGGTCAACCGATAAATGGGCGGATTGGCCACGTCGATGCCGCAGACACTGATTTCAACAATGCCGGTTTCAGTCCGGGCTGCTCCCGAAGCTCCAATCAGCGCAAAGGAAACGACCAGGATTTTGAACCACTGAGACGTCATTTGGGCGCGCATGGATTACT
Coding sequences within:
- a CDS encoding RHS repeat-associated core domain-containing protein, with the translated sequence MAERGALGTVAEGARKTINFLLNKAGLPSEFDENWSPRQAQFDQQSVGEMDAQEQEAGFVMGRLASDERSREIFKEELGEAWDVVSEYSLSEWTPLMIEAGALIGATAITRKFPDMEEVSSKKSGFNDNSICSPGIRNVCKRGEPISMVTGEELLDLTDFTVAGPLPIIWKRTYKSSNPHQRGLGVGWTHMLCQQLEEQEGRLVFTTDEGRYIDFPLAEPGQTVRNAAEHLELRRIDDTHYVLKQRGEPIRLFVGAGGVYRLEGLLDGVGNGVRIQYWQDLDGYERPVTLIQTSWGKRLYVLHNAQGLICEIQSLRADGDVDTLVRYEYDDAQDLAQVRDPAGAGESYAYRNHVITRRTLKTGFSFYFEWSRYDKAARCVRQWGDQGVYDYRFEWDPANKTSHAIDSNGGRTTFHYDDRGQIVKEIDPEGGITRRAYDNAGNLVEQTDPNGHSTHYAYNDNGQLTALIDANGGHYKIDYNDDGMPVAITNALGHVWRREYNEQGLLARITDPEGAQTQYEYNEQGLPQKIIDALGQARELQWNREGQLVSETDNQHTTRYAYNAQGQVRAATDHQGQTTAYQYDRNGNVTEVKRPDGSVLKMRYNANDQLTHFIDAAGRCTEYVYDGLAQVRKRIDPAGQTFEYLYDKERNLIGLINEKGERYELAYDRNERLIQEIGFDGRVQQYQYDPAGHLKAHIEGVHDDERIRAQHTTLFKRDPLGRLREKHSPDGDISRFAYNANGQLTQASNPYRTLEFAYTPTGRLAEEIQDGQRLRHEYNPLGARIQSLLPNGGVLGFGYDRHGLFTQASFNGDVLASIERDEDGRELRRRQGAAESRYDYDVMGRLIRHRVSHRQSKARIIERSYGYDASGNLALIDDLKKGTTHYRYDALDRLKTVEGYCNEEFAFDPAGNILDGQNQAKGNRLNFHGDRHFEYDAAGNLILEKRGKGGRLETRYQYNKQNQLIAIEKDGQKTEYQYDALGRRIAKQDAFGKTEFLWNGDVLLSEQRNHLHKIYVYEPNSFRPLAFIQDKQVYHYHLDHLGTPQEMTNAEGEVVWSARYKAYGNLALKDVEDVQNPLRFQGQYYDEETGLHYNRHRYYDPSAARFINQDPVGLLGGDNNYQYAPNPTGWGDPFGLTCKEGKELDNYRIENGIGFDKNGVYRGVIPFSNDHVFEIIDKNDVYDFDMPGRTPGHSGDKHKINIKDPKVLEILNSPDRIFTGRNKWGNHVDIYYKEGSAVFTDAGNKRSIISVYGRIEGKKKTRGRWRDAQDVKIDQWVDPEYKRTVDGQESVVGWRHKGDDGSDINERYAEIDPNDRNARINNKDYPLFELE
- a CDS encoding GRAM domain-containing protein — translated: MIHLTHGEDILKEGVANLQKSVETVGGKLYLTNQRLVFRAHALNVQGGVTEIPLAQVCKLTKCWTKLFGVIPLYPNSLAISTHDNAVFRFVLFGRDSWRAAIAERIGTRA
- a CDS encoding alpha/beta fold hydrolase; the encoded protein is MPITTNVVMIHGLMGSLSYFEPQKRVPDLRWLTPDLPGYGATPMQDGGEGFSLRGQAEHVRDLILNLDEGPCWVLGHSVGGAIAMMLAEAHPELVRGLISVEGNFTLNDAFWCRKVAAMSVSEWRASYSEMQSDPEAWLTRAEIEPTVERLEWARRILVNQSTDTVHAVANAVVRETAGAEYQDSIRRVVDSGLPLYLLSGERSDAGWDVPEYVRATALQSVRQKNTGHMMMLEAPDEFCAIVADFIRFS
- a CDS encoding SDR family NAD(P)-dependent oxidoreductase; amino-acid sequence: MSKPGNHNRKVALVTGASVGLGEAIAERLAQEGYDLILLARRQDKLEALAARLSTNCHIIACDICDQDAVTKSIEDLPPAFANIELLVNNAGLALGLGPAQNVSWEDWSRMIEVNCTGLAFMTHLLLPGMVERNAGHIINIGSIAGSYAYFGGNVYGATKAFVEQFSRNLKADLLGTALRVTNIEPGMVGGSEFSLVRFKGDEDKVKATYENADALTPEHIADCVAWAATRPANVNINRIEVMPVCQAPERLAIHRAKS
- a CDS encoding lactate/malate family dehydrogenase, with the protein product MTGAKPRAANMDRMQQLQENPSIFVEQGKALGKVAKDTVKTLVVGNPANTNALIAWANARYLPHHQFSALMRLDHNRALGFLSRKIGINPRRIKRLTIWGNHASTLFPDASHLRIDGQPIRMALDMNWYRDIMIDQVQQRGTAVISCKGRTSSSSAAQAIIDHLRDWRFGTEEGDFVSMGVLSQGDRKPVADVAGATVGARPL
- a CDS encoding substrate-binding periplasmic protein; the protein is MRAQMTSQWFKILVVSFALIGASGAARTETGIVEISVCGIDVANPPIYRLTMADTKETTEYKGVAYEMLNEIELQASIRIIFERRPWKRCLAQLQSGQSDAVIGSSYVQEREQFSHYPRKLNGSVDYSKLVYSNTLWIYTSDPAVQWDGVSLKLPPGAQAAAGLGYSSADLLQRMGVEVIERYEPKHLANLLASRRVAIVASYAMQVEPYLDLSDPNSPVRRLPTPLMQDDMFLVFSRPFYARHQHLAERIWEICEDLHESGRYDEILALYFSFLDSQ